Part of the Vigna angularis cultivar LongXiaoDou No.4 chromosome 1, ASM1680809v1, whole genome shotgun sequence genome, ATAGCTGATGACTGAAGAGTTGTAAACAACGACACTAAGGAGAAGGTTAAcatgacaacaacaaaaatcagagttctctattaaaaaaaagggaCATTCTCCGTGTTCTCATTCTCTATAAGAGAccttttccatttttctcccACTTCAATCTCTTCATACATCGCTCTCTATAATTTTGGCTATCTTTCACTCCGACATTCATAGTGTTCAGAACACCCATGCCACCCTCCCATTTGTGAGGTTTACTGAGAAAAAAAACGAGGCAAACCTTTTGCACGTGTATGGTGTGTAAGTTGTACCCTGGTTCTCGTGGTTACAAAGGAatgcaaaatttattaaacatagTCTTACATTAGTGTTGGGAAATTAAGTACAAGCTCACTGGAACAAgtttaaagaaaaacacaagaaTGCTTAGAATACCATTCACAAACAGCAGcttgaagaagaaacaaagCATACATACTAGAAACAATTTAGCATCGTTTAATTAGAGGATTAACGAAGTCTACTCTACACCCACAAAAAATTACTTTGAAACGAGTTTCTCTCTGTCGGAGATACAGTTAAAGCTTCATAGATTACAATCACTCTCACATACAATGAACGTataatttctttctctattATCGTTTGGTACATAagatttctctctctctctctgaaaagaaacaataaaatgttttccttgttttcttaaaacaaaTGGCCCATTGGTAAGTTGCTTTTGAGTATCTttcctaaaatataattaatcttattttagattttatatgaagagataaaaTGATTGATGGTTCTTAATAAAGAAATTGCATTATGCATATGCAAAAGACCCGGTGTCCTACGTTTTGGACATTGGTTGCGTTGAGGAGTCATGCATGCTCCATAGCTCTTAAACAAAAAAACTACTCATCCCTCCCTACACTTTCCTGATAACCCCTTACCCCCGGGCCAAAATAACACCCTCCAAAACACGGGTAATTAAAAGAGAGTTCTAAATAATTATGACTAGTACTTAGCAGACGAGCAAGTTACTGATCGCAAATAGTCAGAACAAGGTAAGTCCAAATGGGATATTTCGTTGAATAGACAGATCAAAATCCCATAATTTGGATATTAGGCTACCAGTCTGATTATGcattttctatataaaatacAATGACCCTTGAATTCACTATAGGACACGACAGTGCAAGCGGTTACTTGTATCCTATTTATCAGAAACAACACTCTCTGAAAAGAAATAACAACAAACTAATAAGCAAGCAACATGTATCTATAGTTACAGAACTATGTACCTAGAATAAATTCACATATAagaatggaaaaaataaaacaaaaaaggacAACCTCTCTAAAATAACAGGAATAAAGGTATTCAAAATGACAATAATAAAGGGATGCAACAAGTTTACGAAGTTCACTTCCTCAACAAGCAAACAATAACAGCAGCACTCAAGAACCTCATCAGAAAAGCATTACAAGTAACAAGtgattttcttttcatcttttgttTCAAAAGCCCATAGACAACCTGGTTGGTCGAAATATATTTCACTACAAAGAAATGTTAGCAACGCACTCTTGTCTATGCAATTGGGCAAAATTAACATTCAGTTACACTAGTAACTGATCCCACTCCTCGTTCATGAACTCTCCGAATACAGTAGAACACTGAAAAAAAAGTGTATTGCTAGCATTTATCTTTTCCTAAGATGACAGTGAAACAAATAGTGGTTATAGATAAAGACCTGATTCAATATCAAGGTAGAAGACAAGGCGCCTCTATTATAAAGTAGAACAAAAAATGAAACTATGTTGgggaaacaaagaagaaaaaaacacataTGTCCAGAGAGAAAGATAACCTGCATAAAGCTATAGCGTTCCCTTCCGATAGATTCATTTTCAGCAATACCAAAGTATGCCAGTAAAGGGTAGTGGCCAATGTATGATGCATAGCTATCACGTTGAATGTTCACTGCCCATTCACTGCAAACACATACAAGCAAGAAAAACAAACGAttggaaaataatttataaaaagattaaaagaaaacaaatttagaaTGAATTTTGGGGAAAAAAGAGTGAGAGCGAAACTGACAATCTGTTCAAATCGGCATGACCAGTTCCAACATATTTGGCTTGTAGATGCTCGAGCTGAGAGTTGATGTTAAACCTATCACTGGCCTGCATAAAACGCCCAAATTAATTTTTgcatcaaaatttcaaaacccTAATAAACTCCATATCACCCTCTGATtggaaaattgaaaagtaaaataaaaagttgtatTGCAGCCTTGGGAAGAAATTGGTAAAAGAGTGTACCTGCATGGTGTGTGATTAGTGGGTTGAATGGAGTTGCTATGAACCAAATTACTCCACCAATGCTTAAGGATAGATACTGGGAAGAGAGGGTTCTTGGTGGAAGCGCCTGAGGAAACCCTAGAATGATGCAGAGACACTATCTTGACCGATTAATCGGTGGAACAAAGGTTTTAAACGGTGGAAAAGAGGAATGAACGGAGGGAAACAGGTTCAATCGGTGGAAAGTGATGTTTAATCGGTGAAAATGGAATACAATCGGTGAAAGATGGTGGAAAACCTAGAAATAGATGTTCGAGGGCTTAGGAACTCGAGGCTGGAAGAGGAAAATGCAGATCTGTGAAGGCGATGAAGATTTACGAAGGAGACGAGGTGGTTCTGTGATGATAATGGTTGGCTATGAGGAGAGAATtgtctaaataaataaatttgatggtttaattttatatttcttattattttataaattaaaattaatattatcaacTATATTTAATGATAATGTGGGATTTAAGGTGATGTGTAACGTAACTAAGTAAAATcattacattattaataaaatataaaagttaaattaaatttgatcgTATTTACTCTGAAGTTATATTTTACGATAAAAGATTTggattttgacaaaaaaatatgaaaaaaagaaaatcataaaagatttattacaaaattataaaagctaaattaaatttatcatatttactCGTCTGAAGTTATATTTTACGAAAAAAGATTTggattttgacaaaaaaaaattgaaaaaaaagaaaatcatcaaaaatttattacaaaattatataaaaaagtttctataaattatttttaattttggtagaaattcatttaatttttttctatttttctctgctattttttttagtttgtccCCATACAGAAGTGATAACATTGGTTTAAGTTTGTCCAATCAGAAGTGATAACTTtggttttattttgtattttgtgtaGTTATAATAAGATAATGAAACTTATAGCTAAGAAAATgtaactaatatatatttttatattttattatttttgacatTATAATGTGattttgtgaaaacctttttaaatgaaaatgtaaatttcttttttctcgtattaaagaaaaaaatcagactcttttaagaaaaattagaaTGAAGTATTTATTTATGTCAAAAAGgagttttctttctctaaattttttgtatttttttacaGAGATTTCACtcaaatttcattttctctttgaGCATAGACTTTTGAAGTACCTTGAAAATACTAGAAAGGATTGAATAGTGAAAATTTTTTGCAACTCTTCTAAATTAACACTTTATCgagcttttgaaatttttttaaaataattgtaggCTCAACTTAATTggattttgtaataattgtttttaatgtgttattcagaatatatatatatatatatatatatatatatatatatatatatatatatatatatattacagaGGTTTATTAAGAATTTTCTTTATGAAATAAATCGTTTAGCTTGAAAGATTCTTGTGTTtggaaataaaatcaattacaaGTTTTTACAAGATGATCGTTTAGCtaagagaagagataattgcACAACAGATTCTATACTGGTTCGTTCCAACTAAGTTATGTCTAATATCTTCCGTTGAgagttccactataatcttcacctgattacaaatgagtattagcaccatTGTTGATACTTAGCAATCCTGTCGAGATTTTGTTTGAGTATTCACATCATGGTACTTAACAACCTTAgccgagatttcctttgagtattcacATCACTCATGGTACTTAACAACCTTGCTAAAATTCCTCAACTCAAACAAAGTTCActtgtaagtattttaattctcttaagAATTACAATCAACTATTGCTTACAAGTAGTTCAGACTATATCTCTCTCACAGAGAGGATTTGATTACAATACAAAACAGTCTAAACACTCACAAAcgtttctctcttctcttttacAATCGTGAGTAATATgacaatgaagcttgagagtatctctttctctttttctgttctgttctcttttattttcttagctcatatgtattttttcttgagctctttctcttcttcttttcaggATGAATATGTGTTgtaaacttttcttttcttatgcTCTTGAGCTATtctcttgattttcttcttgaaaaattttctatttataggtTTCATGGATATATGTTCATTAGACTCAGTTTGTAGTGTTTTCTTGATACTtgtgctttttcttttttctttgccCAGCAGCCGTTGCGTAAGTCAACTTTGTTAGAGCAAACATGCTTTTTGAGACTTTGCTTTAAGTGAGGAGGAACATTTTGTGAATATCTTCTTTGTCTGTAACGTCCACTTTTGAGACTTTGCTTCAAGGGAAGAACATTTTGTGAatatcttctttctctctaatgtccactttttaatatttgaatattgagtatttaatgtcatttaatgctgaCTCAGAACAATaaagttcttttttattttctaccattagataacattttaacattttttgaTCAAGCTTTTCTTTAAGGATATCAAACATAGATATATACTTCAAAGAGATATTTATTAAACTCATGACAtcatttaatgaaataaacttCTTTAGCTTTTGCATTAAATTTtcttacataatttaatatttaagtcttttaatatgttttatcaAATACATTATCGGacctatttttgttttcaaaagaCACTGAATACCTATTCAAGATATTATACTTATTTGCTTACTTTGaatgttttaatagttttacCCTTGTATTTTCAATTCCTTATTTCTTATAATCTTTTATTCAGAAAAGtattcaaaaacatattttaattatatcataACATCTTATAAACACGCAATCAACTTTAGATGCAAATTGTcgcttaattattaaaatatttccttACTTTTTACAAAACTAATGAATGAAATATATGTTTGGATACTTATAAAATTGGagcatatatatttaatttagttttaaaaactaatcatatttataatttaaaaatttatcaatataataacaaaaataactttaaacttaactcaaatatataaaatcagtttataaaataagtttataaaataaaatttacaattatatatatatatatatatatatatatatatatatatatatatatatatatatatatatatatatatatataatcaacaCGGAATCTCCAATAGTAAGAATCCAAATTTACATATCAATTCTCAACAAAAAGAACTAATTTTAAGAGTTTTTAGAAGTATGCCTACCTATTTGTAGTTTTTGAAGTAGTAGAACACATATTCTCTACAAACAACTTCAAAAATTATGCTCAGATGAATATCAaactttcatttataatttagcTTTTTAAGAAAGATAAATATTGTGAACAAAAGTACAGTGACTTGATATTCCAGCCTCTAAAACAAGGAGCACACGACCTCGGGTATTTGACATACCCCAATAATGTGATATATAATTTCCTGTTCATTGTAACAGTGGGGTTTTCATCTTAAAGCAAGCATGACTTCAGCAATAAGTGGCTTCTCTTAGACAGTATAAATTCCAAACTTTAACTTTAAACCAAACACTTCAGTTGCCTCACTTCATTAAGATCAGATGGAGCTTTTTATTCAACCAATAAAAGCAACAATTTAatcaacattttttctttacCTTTGCAGATCATGATGCTAGAGTTGTAGGTGGACAATTATCAACGGAACAAGCCAATATATCCCTGTACTCCCTGGATATTCTGAAAGAGTCATAAACTTGTCCATCACTGCTTTTCTTGTATTCAAGCAACAGGTTTGATTGGTCAAATGCTGTAAGCTTGACAAATCCAAAGTCATGGTCTTTAAATATACTCCATCTGGTGTTTATGGGAGCAAATTCAGCAAGGGATGCTCCTCCTCCCCCAACCACTAGATGTATTGTACCATTCAAGGGGCCCTTGTAACTGTGCTTCTCTTTATTAGTGCAGATATTCTGTGTAAGGAAAATGGCAgttattttttcatgtttaatggtaacagaaaacaagaaaaaagtgtCTAGGATAGTTCAatcattttgattcttgatgACAAAGTGACGGCTAGAAAGCACAGATTCGATACCACATAAATATACAGGAACATGGTAAAGTTAATAATCATAAGCTATGACACAGCTATAATACCCTGTATTAAATTAATCTTCATGTAGTTAAAAAAGATGCAAAGTTATTTTAGACAACAAAATGGTAGAATTTATCTTATTATAGTGGGGTTCCAATTTATTTTGGTATAAAGTTCACGTACCAAAAGTATAGAAAGCTAACAAgtaagaaaatttttaataacaaaatgacCATAATTTAATGTATATCTTGATGATCAAGCTGACAGTGAGTAAAGTGAGCAACAAGAAAAGGATAAGATGAGTTGTACACTACCAAATCGAGAAAGGCTATTTTCA contains:
- the LOC108321365 gene encoding uncharacterized protein At4g14342 isoform X2, with the protein product MQASDRFNINSQLEHLQAKYVGTGHADLNRFEWAVNIQRDSYASYIGHYPLLAYFGIAENESIGRERYSFMQKMLLPCGLPPEREED
- the LOC108321365 gene encoding uncharacterized protein At4g14342 isoform X1, yielding MQASDRFNINSQLEHLQAKYVGTGHADLNRFEWAVNIQRDSYASYIGHYPLLAYFGIAENESIGRERYSFMQKMLLPCGLPPEREED